A DNA window from Aureibaculum sp. 2308TA14-22 contains the following coding sequences:
- a CDS encoding cytochrome c oxidase subunit 3: MGSGQIDYKNVYYPPGGILMWLLIFLELFTFGAVLIALVISSKENPEVYHQSRLHLNTTFGTINTIFLLVSGFFMATTVHLFKANNISKTLFYLKLTMLGGLLFLILKGIEYYLKIQSGFTMGYDSFFTYYWLLTGFHVIHVIVGLVILLFMFYGIKKLNKQTKLEDLEASAAFWHMCDLIWLLLFPTLYLIL, encoded by the coding sequence ATGGGGTCTGGACAAATTGATTATAAAAATGTTTATTATCCACCCGGAGGTATCTTAATGTGGCTACTTATTTTTTTAGAACTATTTACCTTCGGTGCCGTCTTAATTGCATTAGTAATCAGCAGCAAAGAGAATCCAGAAGTTTATCATCAATCGAGATTACATCTTAACACTACATTTGGAACAATTAATACTATATTTTTATTGGTAAGCGGATTTTTTATGGCAACTACGGTTCATTTGTTTAAGGCTAATAATATCTCAAAAACGTTATTCTATTTAAAACTGACCATGTTGGGCGGTCTTTTATTTTTAATACTAAAAGGCATAGAGTACTATTTAAAAATACAAAGCGGTTTTACCATGGGTTATGATTCCTTTTTTACCTATTACTGGTTGTTAACTGGTTTTCATGTTATTCATGTAATTGTTGGTTTGGTAATTTTACTATTTATGTTTTATGGTATTAAAAAATTAAATAAACAAACCAAACTTGAAGATTTAGAAGCTAGTGCAGCATTCTGGCACATGTGTGATTTAATTTGGTTGCTGCTCTTTCCAACTCTTTATTTGATTTTATAA
- a CDS encoding cytochrome C oxidase subunit IV family protein: MEKKNIFTLGFLILLTLLTAFFSNNNSNLFYIATIILVLSTIKFLLVAFNFMELAKANIFWKVILGVFLAFFMIIISIVNFHQ; encoded by the coding sequence ATGGAGAAAAAAAATATCTTTACATTAGGTTTTCTTATTCTATTGACCTTATTAACAGCATTTTTCTCTAACAATAATAGCAACCTTTTTTATATTGCAACTATCATTTTAGTATTGTCAACTATTAAGTTTTTGTTAGTAGCTTTTAATTTTATGGAATTGGCAAAAGCAAATATCTTTTGGAAAGTTATACTGGGTGTATTTTTAGCTTTTTTTATGATAATAATTTCAATAGTCAATTTTCATCAATAA
- a CDS encoding pyridoxal phosphate-dependent decarboxylase family protein has protein sequence MHKNILNTKDLPLTLSKEEMQQYGYKIVDLLASHFENLNSEKLVSLADRKQMDAIFQQPIPTEPNSPNDVLQDVIENVLTNVDFLTHPKFYSFVPSPSNFISAMADAIASGFNIFSGGWSTSPAAAELEIVVINWLLEMFEFPIQEGGGILTSGGSMANLTALTTARRIKCKDDYSKGIIYLSDQAHSSNIKAIRVLGFKKRQVRIIPTDIEFKMSLNKLKNVIAKDKLEGYQPFCVVASAGTTNTGTVDPLEEIAAICSKENLWMHVDGAYGGAAILSDRGKNYLKGIEKADSLTVDPHKWFFQPYEIGCLLVKNHKWLSKTFSEKPVYLRDIEGNESEINFYDHGIQLTRGFRALKLYMSIKTFGLNAFKEAVQSGISLTENVEELLRKSPKWEVVSPATLAIINFRYNPIKHNLTEKELDKINQYISKQIITSRSAVLVTTILQDQVVIRMCLINPRTTLDDIKSTLALCEKFAASYLKKNENK, from the coding sequence ATGCATAAAAATATACTAAACACCAAAGATCTGCCTTTAACCTTATCAAAAGAAGAAATGCAGCAATATGGCTATAAAATAGTTGATTTATTAGCCTCTCATTTTGAGAATTTGAATTCAGAAAAATTAGTAAGTTTAGCTGACAGAAAACAAATGGATGCTATATTTCAGCAACCCATTCCAACAGAACCTAACTCACCTAACGATGTACTACAAGATGTTATTGAAAATGTATTGACAAATGTAGATTTTCTTACACATCCAAAATTTTATTCGTTTGTGCCAAGCCCTAGTAATTTTATTAGTGCCATGGCAGATGCCATTGCATCGGGATTTAATATTTTCTCAGGTGGATGGTCAACTTCTCCAGCTGCAGCTGAATTAGAAATTGTGGTTATTAACTGGCTCTTAGAAATGTTTGAGTTCCCTATCCAAGAAGGTGGTGGTATTTTAACCAGTGGTGGGTCTATGGCAAATTTAACTGCCCTAACAACAGCAAGACGCATAAAATGTAAAGATGATTATTCTAAAGGGATAATTTATTTATCAGATCAAGCTCATTCCTCAAATATAAAAGCCATAAGAGTATTGGGTTTTAAAAAGCGTCAAGTACGGATAATTCCCACAGACATAGAATTTAAGATGTCTTTAAACAAGCTAAAAAATGTTATTGCAAAAGATAAGTTAGAAGGCTACCAACCTTTTTGTGTAGTTGCCTCAGCGGGAACAACAAATACAGGAACGGTTGATCCTTTAGAGGAAATTGCAGCTATTTGCAGCAAAGAAAATTTATGGATGCACGTTGATGGTGCTTATGGCGGAGCGGCCATTTTATCCGATAGAGGAAAAAACTATTTAAAAGGTATTGAAAAAGCAGATTCCCTAACGGTTGATCCCCATAAGTGGTTTTTTCAACCTTATGAAATTGGTTGTTTATTGGTGAAAAATCACAAATGGTTAAGCAAAACCTTTAGTGAAAAACCTGTTTATTTAAGGGACATTGAAGGAAACGAATCTGAAATCAATTTTTATGACCACGGCATTCAGCTCACCCGTGGTTTCAGAGCCTTAAAACTGTATATGTCTATCAAAACATTTGGCCTTAATGCCTTTAAAGAAGCTGTACAATCTGGAATTTCACTAACCGAAAATGTAGAGGAACTATTGCGAAAGAGTCCAAAATGGGAAGTAGTTTCACCAGCTACTTTAGCAATTATCAATTTCAGATACAATCCGATAAAGCATAATTTGACTGAAAAAGAACTGGATAAAATAAACCAATATATCTCAAAACAAATTATAACTTCTAGAAGTGCGGTATTGGTTACTACTATTTTGCAAGATCAAGTAGTAATTAGAATGTGCTTAATAAACCCAAGAACCACATTAGACGACATAAAAAGCACCTTGGCATTATGTGAAAAATTTGCGGCTTCATATTTAAAGAAAAATGAAAACAAATAA
- a CDS encoding DUF2200 domain-containing protein — protein sequence MKVTTKKNEQVANMVFASIYPHYWNRLEKHGRTKEEFHQVIEWFTGFDETKLQSLIDEKATFRTFFEEAKIHPNAHLIKGVVCGYRIEEIEDEFELYKQCRQMEKLIDELARGRKMEKIVREA from the coding sequence ATGAAAGTTACAACTAAAAAAAATGAACAAGTTGCTAATATGGTTTTTGCATCTATTTATCCCCATTACTGGAATAGATTGGAAAAACATGGTAGAACAAAAGAAGAATTTCATCAAGTAATAGAATGGTTTACTGGTTTTGATGAAACTAAATTACAGTCACTTATTGATGAAAAAGCAACGTTTAGAACGTTTTTTGAGGAAGCTAAAATCCATCCTAATGCACACCTAATTAAAGGTGTTGTTTGTGGGTATCGCATTGAAGAAATTGAAGATGAATTCGAATTGTATAAACAATGCAGACAAATGGAAAAGCTTATTGATGAATTGGCAAGAGGTCGTAAAATGGAGAAAATAGTAAGAGAAGCTTAG
- a CDS encoding sulfite exporter TauE/SafE family protein gives MLYTAFILGLLGSFHCIGMCGPIAFALPVDRTSKSKMVFQTMLYHFGRLFTYSLIGLVFGLVGRGLYLAGFQQRLSILIGVLMIAMVLIPVHVFNKHNFSKPIYKGISYVKSKLGYYLKKRTNSTFFTIGFFNGFLPCGLVYMALVGSIAASGAFEGAIYMSLFGLGTVPMMSAAVLTGNFLKGTLRTKIQKAIPVFVVIIGLLFILRGLGLGIPYVSPSDVKLQVTNTTEVCE, from the coding sequence ATGCTTTATACTGCATTTATACTTGGCTTATTAGGTAGTTTTCATTGCATAGGTATGTGCGGGCCAATTGCATTTGCTTTACCCGTGGATAGAACCAGTAAATCTAAAATGGTATTCCAGACCATGCTCTATCATTTTGGACGATTATTTACTTACTCGCTGATTGGTCTTGTCTTTGGTTTGGTTGGTAGAGGTTTGTATTTAGCGGGTTTTCAGCAACGTTTATCTATCCTAATAGGTGTGTTAATGATTGCTATGGTATTGATTCCCGTACATGTTTTTAACAAACACAATTTTTCTAAACCAATATATAAGGGCATATCTTATGTAAAATCTAAATTGGGATATTATTTAAAAAAGCGTACCAATAGTACTTTTTTTACTATTGGTTTTTTTAACGGTTTTTTACCTTGTGGACTGGTTTATATGGCTTTGGTGGGTTCTATTGCCGCTTCAGGAGCATTTGAAGGGGCAATCTATATGTCTTTGTTCGGACTGGGTACCGTACCCATGATGAGTGCGGCTGTATTGACGGGAAATTTTTTAAAAGGAACGCTTAGAACTAAAATTCAAAAAGCAATTCCTGTATTTGTCGTTATTATTGGTTTGTTATTTATTCTTCGAGGTTTAGGCTTAGGAATCCCTTACGTTTCACCTTCTGATGTCAAATTACAAGTTACTAACACTACTGAGGTTTGTGAGTGA
- a CDS encoding FixH family protein, with product MRIKINWGWAMVIVMAAFMIFILQFVYRSLADDTLEHHLVSEDYYKDELYYQQEIDKMNNASKLSQNVKVEKAGRGMLVTFPDTMDLEKIKGTIYFQRPSDKRIDFKREIVLNENTMLIEDDKLINGRWNIKIDWKFEDEEYLFKKDIFY from the coding sequence ATGCGAATTAAAATAAACTGGGGATGGGCAATGGTAATCGTTATGGCGGCATTTATGATTTTTATATTACAGTTTGTCTATAGAAGTTTAGCAGACGATACATTAGAACATCATTTGGTTTCAGAAGATTATTATAAAGATGAATTATACTATCAACAAGAAATTGATAAAATGAACAATGCCAGTAAGCTTTCTCAAAATGTAAAAGTTGAGAAGGCGGGTAGGGGCATGTTAGTTACTTTTCCCGACACTATGGATCTTGAAAAAATAAAAGGAACCATTTATTTTCAAAGACCATCCGATAAAAGAATTGATTTTAAAAGAGAAATTGTTTTAAATGAAAATACGATGTTGATTGAAGATGATAAACTAATTAACGGTAGATGGAATATTAAAATTGATTGGAAATTTGAGGATGAGGAATATTTATTTAAAAAGGATATATTTTATTAG